The nucleotide sequence AGTGGCACGTAAAGCTTCAATGTTGTTCCCTTATCTTGCGAATCGCCGTCCttcgcaagaatggtgatggtgttgctcttaaaacacttgaaaaataccatgactgcaagaaaaaaaaaatcagccacaaaacttgAGTATTAACCAGCCTGTATATCTTATCATTATTCTGCTGAAAAAATATTGATTATCATATGTTTGAACTCATTACGCATGCGTTTGTGTGTGCGCTAAACCTCAATCAGCACTCTGGTGTACCACTAAAAATTAAGCGCCTTGCTCGTGATTCTGAAAGATTCATTTGGGAAGTGAGTATGGCACCAACACGATGCATTGGCATGCAAATGAGAATTGGTGCACTTATTCAAGATGCAAATATGCTAATTCCTCATGCAGGTAAGCTTCTATTCTCTTCTAATCATCCACGTTTGATTTATAATTTCGATCTCGTGGTTATATTATAAAACTAATATTGCAATTGTGAGGGGAGAATCGAGAACTTATctttgttattatatattatattcttTGTTCAATTTGGTTTTGACACCTTTGTCAATTTAAATCTAGcaacatttgatgaagaaacaaCTGTGTCTCTGAAATTCAGTTTCTGTTTACATTAGTTGTGTTATGTACATATATGGTTTCTATTTTTACTTATCGGGATTTTGGAGCAAATGGTTTCCTTAAACCATCTGCATTCAGTGACCATTATGTTCCCTTTTATGTTAGATTGCTGTCTAATCAATTTGCTACATTTTGCGGACATGCTAAACCATTCGTTCGAGCCAAACTGCTTTTTTCATTGGCGTTTTAAGGATCGGATGCTTGAAGTGATGATAAATGCTGGAAAAAGGATTAAGAAAGGTGATGAGGTAATATCTATTCTATTTTATCAATTGACTTCGATAAATTCCTTTCACTGTTAAATGCTTGCAAGGATACTTATGCAGGGATgagtttcattttttgtttaccTGACTAACAGTTGTCAGGAGTAACTTGAGCTTCCTCGGCACTGTGTTTGGTCATCCTTCCCAATTCAAACTCTTCCTCCttcagttttttatttgaatatttcaCCCTCCCTCAATAATATTAATGTTGCACATATATGAAGATGATCTGCTACTAATTTGGAGGAGTATTACAGATGACCGTCAATTACATGAGCGGACAACAGAATGACATGTTAATGCAACGATATGGGTTCTCTTCTCCTGTGGTAATGTTCTCTTGCCaatggttttatggtgaaacctcaacttcaCCGAAAACTAGTGCTTCAGATTATTTTTCTATTTCGGTTAAGTATGATAAATATTTGAATATATAGATCCAGTAATTAGAAGTATCATGGATTTGTACTTTTTCTAAAATTTAGTGCTCTCTATCTGGCTTGAAATTGCAGAACCCTTGGGATGTGATTCCGTTCTCTGGAAATGCACGTATTCATTTGGATTCCTTCTTGTCAGTATTCAATATGTCCGGACTCCACGAAGAGTACTATCATAACAGAATGAGGCATTTGGACTCTTTCTATGGCTTGTTCTATACAGGATTTGTAGTCCTTTATACCTATCAGCATCGTGGTTAAAAGATCTGTATAAAACTTGTAGCAGGTCGCCTATCTAATGATGGAGATACTTCTGTTGACGGAGCGATCATAGCAGCAGCAAGAACATTGCCCACGTGGTCAGAAGGGGACGTGCCTCCAATCCCAAGCATGGAAAGAAAAGCCATAAAGGAATTACAGGAAGAATGCCGGCAGATACTTGCAGCGTTTCCTACCAACTCTAAGCAAGACCAAAAAATCCTAGGTAAGGGGAAACCGAGCTCCCATATAATTTTGTTCTTGTCTTGACACCGAAAACGTATGTTTCTTCCCGTCTTACCTTCTGCAGATTCAATGCCGGATGCTAGTAGGACGCTTGAAGCTGCAATCAAGTATGTAATCATCAAATTATTCATTTCAGAGGTTTTTGGACTTAAATGTAGGGCAAACTAGAACCACTCTTGATGATTTCGCTGATCTCGACCTACGCAGGTGTAGGTTGCACCGGAAATTGTTCATAGAGAAGGTGATGCAGGCGCTGGATCTATACCAAGAGCGGATATTATTCTGATAAAAAGCTTACAAGTTTAGAAAAGCTAGGAAAGTTTTGTGGCATTCAATTTTGCACAAACTTATATGAGTTTGTTCAAAGatttttatcttcatttttagttgtctttttttttccctcgaATCGTGGCGGATCATCTTATCGTAAGATTATAAACACTAATTATCTGGACTGGAGAAGAGATATATATGTGGCTTGAACGGATAAGAGCCTAGTAGCGTGGACTTGAACTAAGTAGGGCATTAAAGACTTGGATGCATGAAGAATAAGTTAAGGGGTGAGAGACTCATTGTCACCTTATACCAaggtcaaaataaacacaccctATTAGCTAGAACAAAGGCTTCTCTACAGCGCCCTACACacacaaattcaaatcaatattttagaaaatgattgaaccattttgtttaaattaattcaataaaatttaatttataatttccaaatttaatttaattagactctttttttccttcttcaaatcaaatttttggcgtGTTTGTTTCGAAATAGAACCCTTCCCATATGTAAAATTTAGCCCTTTTTCCCCTTCGTTTTAGAAGATAACGAGCCAGCGGGTCGCATAACGGCTCTCATCGTAGAAGCGATAACTCCAGTAGTGCACCCATCGTATACCATTCCCATTTTCaggtctttctctttctatatatatatatatatatatatataaagaatggTTTGTTCATTACTGTTAAGATCAATCTGATATGTGGGTGTTTACATATCCCTGTACTTGCATCATTACAGTAGGTGATTGTGTTGCGCACCAGGTGTTTGATAAAATGTCAGTTAAGTGGACTGATGAGTTGCACATTGGATGTTTGATACACACTAGTTAGGATCAGTTTATATGCGCCCTGTAATTGCATCAGTACAGTAGCTTGAGTTGCACATTAGGTGTTTGATAAAATGTCAACGTGGTGACTGATGAGGTTACAATGGCACTGTCAATTGAATTACGGTATATAAGCATTACGGTAGTGTCAAACCGTCTTGCATAgttttgtaactatgaaaaattTGGACTTCGCCTTGTGAGGTGACAAATAATCCTCAAATACTGAAAGTGTGTATCTTTTTTGAATTGGAGTGGTGAAGTGAGATGGCTACTGGTGGTCTAAAGAACATGTTGGTTGCGGCAGTCAATACCGGGGTGACTGAGGCTAGGGCGAGGATATTCGGGCACGTAATTAACCCAACAGGCCAGAGATCTGCCCATAAGATTCTGCGCAAGAAGTTGATCGGTGAGAAAGTTGCCCAGTGGTACCCGTATGACATCAAGAAAGATGACCCCCGAATCATGGCTATGGAAGAACAAgagtactctctctctccctccctctctctaatGTCTTCTAAATATCTGTTTTTATGTTTTACTGGTTTATTCTTCAATGTAGAACTTGTAATTTCGGTAACATACCATGGCATTATTTATGAACACTTTCGTTATGGAATGTCATGCATTACAGCACTACCGTATTTTGTTTATAGAGCATGAAAGTGGGTAGTGTATATAGTGTTACTTTCAGTTTCGTAGGTAGATTCTCTGTACAATTGAGTGAGCAACTAATGCATATTTCATAGGCAACTGAGTGCTTATTACAAAAATAAGAACTGCTCCTTTTTCTACCTCGCGTTCGAGTGTTGCAACCTAGCCTTTGATCGATGTATTTCATCTTTGTTCTACATGAACTTTACAGAATGTAAATTGTACTGATTTCATGATTTGTATAATAAGAAGTATTAGTAGCTTTTGGTGACTAACAGTCCTGATGTTTCTCTACTTGGTGTATTTCTAGGCGCTTATCCAAGCTTGAAATGTTGAAGCGTCGAGGTAAAGGACCACCGAAGAAGGGTCAAGGAAGGCGTGCTGCCAAGCGTAACAAAAAGTAGTACTTTAACATGTTGGGTTAGGTTCTTGAGTAGTGTTTTGAATAAGAACACTACTAGTATTTGGACATCTTGTAACAATTTGTTCCTAAAATTCTGTTTCAAGACCCATTTCATTTTTCTGATACAAGAAGATTTCAGAATTCAACTCGTTTTCGTTTGTCAACGATGCTGAAGCAATGAATTTGGTAGTGAAACCATGTGCAGGGGATCTACTGgtatttctcaaattcttcttcttgttctcgCCTTTTCCCTTGTCTTGGTTGTTTAAGTCGATCCTCATGCCCTCCACCATTGCCTTGCACTGAAGCTCGGCCGCTTGCCCGGCATCCCCATCATTCACATATTCTATGATTTGATGTGGAGGCAGAGCGCCGGCTGCAATCTTGTACTGGACGCCGCCGCTGCCAGCGGCTTTCACGTCTGTCAGATGCTATGATCTAACGGTTCCGCATGTCATTCATTTTTCAGTCCTCTGGGGTTTAACCTTAACCGAAGGCTTTATTCAGCTAACTAAGGTTTTGAAATGGACGTTTTGAAATTCTATTGATTTACACTTTTTGGATATTTGAACGTCTAAATATTTATTAAGTTTATGAGTTTTTTGGTCAATGTAGTGCAAATATAGCTTACATGTCATCGCAGTTACGCTTTCATGTTCACCATGTCATCGATTTAACGAACATTCAAATAATTCATTAGACAAAATGTATATATCGATAcaatttcaaaacttcaaataTCCATTATGTTTATAAGTTTTTTAAGTAATATAGTGCAAATGTAGCTTACATGTCATTGCAGTTATGGATTTTATGCACGTCATGTCATCAATTTGATGAACATTCAAATGATTCATCAGAAAAAATGTATAAACAGACGCAACTTTAAAATCCTCGGTGGGCAATATGagaaaaactgaaaacgaaGCCCATTTTGAAAATCACCCAAACATGGAGGTGTTAAATGTAATTAACcacttttattttgtactttGAGCGTGTTTGTAAAAACCGGCGTCTTCTTCCAACCAGAACTTCTTCACCTTACCTTCTTTCTGCTGCTCTGGTTTAAAGGATTCTGTGATATTCTGAGTTCGAAACCACTCAGCGAGTTCACTCGGAGAGTTAGCCTCTCTCTGAAACGGAAAAAACCTATCAAAACCCAGTATTTTGATTCCGATATCTTTCAACCCATTTGGAGTTTTATGCAGGTTTCAATCCAAAACCCAGAAGAAACCCTTCTAATCCCATGCCAAAATGCTCAACCTACTACTCGAAGCTCCTCGGCAGCTCAATCCCACATGGCGTTCAGAAGCTGGGTCTCTATCCAATCCCGCCATGTGAGTTGTTAACTTCTTCACTTCTCTCTCACTTTTCAGTTCTTGCAATTCCATCGAACCAAGCCCTAGAAGCTGAACCTGTAAATAATGACGAAACCCAGCCCCCATTTTCTGATGAAATGTTCAGGAAAGGTGCCAAATTGGGTTCTTACAGATCGGGTGATTCCACATTTTATTCACTCATTGAGAATTACGCCAATTCAGGCGATTTTAGGTCCCTGGAGCAGGTTTTGGATCGAATGAAGTGCGAAAGGCGAGTTTTTATTGAGAAGAGTTTTATTCTGATGTTTAGAGCTTATGGAAAAGCGCATTTACCCAATAAAGCTGTAGAATTGTTTTATAGAATGGTGGATGAATTTCAGTGTAGACGAACTGTTAAGTCATTTAATTCGGTTCTTAATGTTATTATACAGGAGGGTCATTATTCTCATGCTTTGGAGTTTTATTCCTGTGTTGTTGGTAATACAAACATAAACATTTCGCCCAATGTACTTAGTTATAATTTGGTCATCAAGGCCATGTGTAAGTTTGGATTGGTTGATAGAGCGGTCGAAATGTTTAGAGAAATGCCGAGTAGGAATTGCACTCCTGATGTGTTCACGTTTTGTACATTGATGGATGGGTTATGCAAGGATAATAGGATTGATGAGGCAGTTTTTTTGTTGGATGAGATGCAAATTGAGGGGTGCTTGCCGAGTTCTATGACGTTTAATGTGTTAATTAATGCATTGTGCAAGAAGGGTGACTTGGCCCGTGCAGCGAAGCTTGTTGATAATATGTTTCTCAAAGGCAGTGTTCCAAATGAAGTCACTTATAACACCCTTATTCATGGTTTGTGTCTCAAGGGTAAGTTGGACAAAGCAGTTAGTCTTTTGGATCGAATGGTTTCGAATAAATGTGTGCCTAATGATGTGACATACGGAACAATCATCAATGGACTTGTTAAGCAAGGACGAGCAGTTGATGGAGCTCAAGTGTTGATCTCTATGGAGGAAAGAGGGTGTCATGCAAATGAGTATATTTATTCAGTCCTTGTTAGTGGACTGTTCAAGGAGGGAAAATTTGATGATGCGATGACATTGTGGAAGGAGATGATGGAGAAGGGATGTAAACCCAACACCGTTGTCTATAGTGCTCTCATAGATGGCCTTTGTCGAGAAGGAAAACCAGATGAAGCCAAGGAAGTATTCTGTGAGATGGTGAGTAATGGTTGCTTGCCCAATTCCTTCACTTATAGCTCCTTAATGAGGGGGTTCTTTCAGACGGGTCGGAGTAAAAAAGCCATTCTTTTGTGGAATGAAATGGAAAACAAGAATTTTATGCGCAATGAGGTCTGTTACAGTGTCCTAATTCATGGGCTATGCAAGGATGGGCAACTCAAAGAGGCCCTGATGGCGTGGCAGAAGATGTTGGGAAGTGGACATAAACCTGATGTTGTGGCTTATAGTTTGATGATTCATGGCCTTTGCAATGATGGTTTGGTTGAGCAGGGTTTGAAACTTTTCAATGAAATGCTTTCTCAGGAGCCTGAATGTCAACCAGATGTTATCACTTATAACATACTTTTCGATGCCATCTGCAAGCAGAGTAATATCTCCCTTGCCATTCATATTTTAAATAGAATGATGGATAGGGGTTGTGATCCCGATTTGGTTACGTGTGACATCTTCCTGAGAACTTTGAGAGAAAAACTCAACCCTCCTCAAGATGGAAGGGAGTTCCTAAATGAGCTTGTGGTCCGGCTGTTAAAGCAGCAGAGGATAGTAGGTGCTTCCCAGATTGTAGAAGTAATGCTGAAAAAATATTTGCCACCCAAAGCCTCTGTTTGGACAAAAGTTGTGCAAGAACTTTGCAAACCTAAGAAGGTTAGAGCAGCCATTGACAAATGTTGGAGCAACCTATATTTCTAGTCTTAAAGTAaggcttttattttttttcttatcaaaGCTTGGTTAGACTGTGACTGGAACTATTTCTTTCTTACTTGGGTTGTCACAGCTAGGTATTAAACTCTTAAGAGTAAAAAACAGGAGGTGATGTCTTTTCATTTCATATCTCACGTATTTTCTAACAtactaaaatataaattttaatggCATGCAGTCTGCTTGGCTTTATATAGTTGGCTGTCTACCCTGTAACTTTGAAGATTGTTGATAATACAAATTTGTCTTTGGATATAATGGTACATAGTAAGCCGTGGAATGGAAAATCAATATTAGTTTCTGCTGCATAGAGTA is from Malus sylvestris chromosome 5, drMalSylv7.2, whole genome shotgun sequence and encodes:
- the LOC126623241 gene encoding uncharacterized protein LOC126623241, whose protein sequence is MATGGLKNMLVAAVNTGVTEARARIFGHVINPTGQRSAHKILRKKLIGEKVAQWYPYDIKKDDPRIMAMEEQERLSKLEMLKRRGKGPPKKGQGRRAAKRNKK
- the LOC126623238 gene encoding protein PLASTID TRANSCRIPTIONALLY ACTIVE 14-like isoform X3: MAPTRCIGMQMRIGALIQDANMLIPHADCCLINLLHFADMLNHSFEPNCFFHWRFKDRMLEVMINAGKRIKKGDEMTVNYMSGQQNDMLMQRYGFSSPVNPWDVIPFSGNARIHLDSFLSVFNMSGLHEEYYHNTGRLSNDGDTSVDGAIIAAARTLPTWSEGDVPPIPSMERKAIKELQEECRQILAAFPTNSKQDQKILDSMPDASRTLEAAIKCRLHRKLFIEKVMQALDLYQERILF
- the LOC126623238 gene encoding protein PLASTID TRANSCRIPTIONALLY ACTIVE 14-like isoform X1, translating into MFELITHAFVCALNLNQHSGVPLKIKRLARDSERFIWEVSMAPTRCIGMQMRIGALIQDANMLIPHADCCLINLLHFADMLNHSFEPNCFFHWRFKDRMLEVMINAGKRIKKGDEMTVNYMSGQQNDMLMQRYGFSSPVNPWDVIPFSGNARIHLDSFLSVFNMSGLHEEYYHNTGRLSNDGDTSVDGAIIAAARTLPTWSEGDVPPIPSMERKAIKELQEECRQILAAFPTNSKQDQKILDSMPDASRTLEAAIKCRLHRKLFIEKVMQALDLYQERILF
- the LOC126623238 gene encoding protein PLASTID TRANSCRIPTIONALLY ACTIVE 14-like isoform X2 gives rise to the protein MFELITHAFVCALNLNQHSGVPLKIKRLARDSERFIWEVSMAPTRCIGMQMRIGALIQDANMLIPHADCCLINLLHFADMLNHSFEPNCFFHWRFKDRMLEVMINAGKRIKKGDEMTVNYMSGQQNDMLMQRYGFSSPVNPWDVIPFSGNARIHLDSFLSVFNMSGLHEEYYHNSRLSNDGDTSVDGAIIAAARTLPTWSEGDVPPIPSMERKAIKELQEECRQILAAFPTNSKQDQKILDSMPDASRTLEAAIKCRLHRKLFIEKVMQALDLYQERILF